One Borreliella chilensis DNA window includes the following coding sequences:
- a CDS encoding 30S ribosomal protein S6: MIKRYEACFLFKSEEIEYKGSLEEVKKCLESFGATNIVSNSIGERALEYPIKKQARGRYEIIEFSMEGNNLKELESRLKLIKNLLRHMILVKIVRKINTKKIKRRSFREFRDNIDKDNLRAVPKVETPIVSESIDVQEK; this comes from the coding sequence ATGATTAAAAGATATGAGGCGTGTTTTTTGTTTAAAAGTGAGGAGATTGAGTATAAGGGTTCCTTGGAAGAGGTTAAAAAGTGCTTAGAATCGTTTGGTGCAACTAATATTGTTAGTAATTCTATTGGAGAAAGAGCCTTAGAATATCCCATCAAAAAGCAGGCTAGGGGTCGTTATGAAATAATAGAATTTAGCATGGAAGGTAATAATTTGAAAGAGCTTGAATCAAGGCTTAAGTTGATTAAAAACTTGCTTAGGCATATGATTTTGGTCAAAATAGTTAGAAAGATTAATACTAAAAAAATCAAAAGAAGAAGTTTTAGAGAGTTTAGAGACAATATTGATAAAGACAATCTTAGAGCTGTCCCTAAGGTGGAAACGCCAATAGTTTCTGAAAGCATAGATGTACAGGAAAAATAA
- a CDS encoding PTS mannose transporter subunit IIB, producing the protein MNNFIKIINFTNLQKFSKALRVPISILPVSCLLIGIGSAFSNSSNFAYVDKIFFQDVLGLMKAIGNAILLNMPLIFSIGISIGVARMGQGTAALGGLIGYLTFNITESYFIEAFSGLVEAEAMSSVGRINFLGVQTLNTGIAGSLAVGLVVGYLHNKFYNMKLPKPFIFFSECHFAPIIIIMPFCVILAIFFCLIWSRCDKLIASLGIFVFKFEYFGSFLYGFLNRLLLPLGLHSILSFPFEFTSLGGVETINGNTVRGLKNIFYAQLLDPSLDKFSSGFAKISSGFYLSIMFGLPGAALGVYKGIIHEDKSKVAALLFSGALTAFLTGITEPLEFLFIFTAPLLYFVHAIYSGFALLLANFFDVTIGNTFSTGFLDFFMFGMLQGNSKTNWISAVPLGLIFFTLYYFTFSWLYRYFDFQIFIADDPFLEGQEGKLESLGIAHLLIQGLGGFDNITKLDVCSTRLHVDVVNTELIDNDLLKEAGALKVGLVNSKVQLFYGSNVHYIKRAIDTYSPKSLFEASVMVAVDNVKKGFKTYIEMKEDKKLEKQGKSGKTYKLSELEED; encoded by the coding sequence ATTAATAATTTTATTAAAATAATTAACTTTACAAATTTGCAAAAATTTTCTAAAGCACTAAGAGTGCCTATTTCTATTTTACCAGTTTCATGTTTGTTGATTGGTATTGGTTCTGCATTTTCAAATTCTTCTAATTTTGCCTATGTTGATAAAATTTTTTTTCAAGATGTTTTAGGTTTAATGAAGGCTATAGGCAATGCTATTCTTCTCAATATGCCTTTAATTTTTTCTATTGGGATTTCTATTGGAGTTGCAAGAATGGGGCAAGGGACAGCTGCTTTAGGAGGTCTTATTGGCTATTTAACATTTAATATTACTGAAAGTTATTTTATTGAGGCTTTCTCGGGACTTGTTGAAGCAGAGGCAATGTCTTCTGTAGGGCGCATAAATTTTCTTGGTGTTCAAACTCTAAATACCGGCATTGCAGGTTCTTTGGCGGTAGGACTTGTAGTTGGATATTTGCATAATAAATTTTATAATATGAAGTTGCCAAAACCTTTTATTTTTTTCTCAGAGTGCCACTTTGCGCCTATAATAATAATTATGCCTTTTTGTGTTATTTTGGCTATATTTTTTTGTTTGATTTGGTCAAGATGCGATAAGTTAATCGCATCTTTAGGTATTTTTGTTTTTAAATTTGAATATTTTGGTAGTTTTCTTTATGGCTTTTTAAATAGGCTGTTATTGCCTTTGGGATTACATTCTATTTTATCTTTCCCTTTTGAGTTTACTTCATTAGGAGGGGTTGAGACAATTAATGGCAATACTGTTAGGGGTCTTAAGAATATATTTTATGCTCAGTTGTTAGATCCATCACTTGACAAATTTTCATCAGGCTTTGCTAAGATTAGTAGTGGATTTTATCTTTCTATTATGTTTGGATTACCTGGAGCAGCATTGGGAGTTTACAAGGGTATTATTCATGAAGATAAAAGTAAGGTTGCAGCGCTTCTTTTTTCTGGAGCTTTGACGGCTTTTTTGACAGGAATAACTGAACCTTTGGAGTTTTTGTTTATTTTTACAGCACCTTTGCTTTATTTTGTTCATGCTATTTATTCAGGATTTGCATTGTTGCTTGCTAATTTTTTTGATGTTACGATTGGTAATACTTTTTCTACTGGGTTTTTGGATTTTTTTATGTTTGGAATGCTTCAAGGGAATTCTAAGACCAATTGGATTAGTGCAGTGCCTTTAGGGTTAATCTTTTTTACTCTTTATTATTTTACTTTTAGTTGGCTTTATAGATATTTTGATTTTCAGATATTTATTGCAGACGATCCATTTTTAGAAGGTCAAGAAGGCAAACTGGAGAGTCTTGGAATTGCTCATCTTTTGATTCAAGGCCTTGGTGGATTTGATAATATTACAAAGCTTGATGTTTGTTCTACAAGATTGCATGTAGATGTGGTTAATACTGAACTTATTGACAATGATTTACTTAAAGAGGCTGGAGCTCTTAAGGTAGGGCTTGTTAATAGTAAGGTGCAGCTTTTTTATGGATCTAATGTGCACTATATTAAAAGAGCTATTGATACCTATTCTCCAAAGAGTCTTTTTGAAGCTAGTGTTATGGTTGCAGTTGATAATGTGAAAAAAGGTTTTAAGACTTATATTGAAATGAAAGAAGATAAAAAGCTTGAGAAACAAGGTAAATCAGGAAAAACTTATAAGCTTAGTGAATTAGAAGAAGATTAA
- a CDS encoding membrane protein: MHTKNKLKNYSLSNINTSKIPKNELFSSMSHLFGTILSIIGTTILVTVSALKKKDLHMLVFFIYGFSMTLLYVMSTLYHIFPKGSKIKKIFRKFDHISIFILIAGTYTPACAILMPNKSGLIILCIVWSLAIIGIIFKAIFTNSPGWFNGSIFIIMGWIILLKIKPIYRALNGKGFFWLVFGGIVYTIGGIVYMLSKKFNPIINMKMHDVFHILIIIASVSHFWLMLKYISNFN; the protein is encoded by the coding sequence GTGCATACAAAAAACAAACTTAAAAATTACTCATTAAGCAATATTAATACAAGCAAAATACCAAAAAATGAACTTTTTAGCTCCATGTCGCATCTTTTTGGAACTATTTTGTCTATAATTGGAACCACAATTCTTGTTACGGTATCTGCTCTTAAGAAAAAAGATTTACATATGCTTGTATTCTTTATTTACGGATTTTCAATGACTCTATTATATGTGATGAGTACTCTTTACCATATTTTTCCCAAAGGAAGCAAGATAAAAAAAATATTTCGAAAATTTGATCATATCTCAATATTTATTTTAATAGCAGGAACATACACCCCCGCATGTGCAATACTCATGCCAAACAAATCGGGACTAATAATTTTATGTATAGTATGGAGTTTAGCTATCATTGGAATCATCTTCAAAGCAATATTTACAAATAGCCCTGGGTGGTTTAATGGATCTATATTTATAATAATGGGTTGGATCATCCTTTTAAAAATTAAGCCAATTTACAGAGCCCTTAACGGAAAAGGATTTTTTTGGCTAGTTTTTGGAGGAATTGTGTATACAATAGGCGGAATAGTATACATGTTAAGTAAAAAATTCAACCCAATAATCAACATGAAAATGCATGATGTATTTCATATATTAATAATAATTGCATCAGTATCTCACTTTTGGCTTATGCTAAAATACATTTCTAATTTTAATTAA
- a CDS encoding 50S ribosomal protein L9, with product MKVILKEDFINLGREGDTVEVKDGFARNYLLPKGFAVFSNKHNIEIFNQKRRSILKKQETKKQIANDLKSKLDLVKLEFFMKSNDSGKLFHSINSLNIADELFKLGFDIERRKIDIHHGTLKAFGTYDVTIKLYEGINSIVKVEIKKEEKQEGKKSLNKKSNKVDEEAGREEV from the coding sequence ATGAAAGTGATCTTAAAGGAAGATTTTATTAATCTTGGGAGAGAAGGTGATACTGTAGAGGTAAAAGATGGGTTTGCAAGAAATTATTTGTTACCTAAAGGCTTTGCAGTTTTTTCAAATAAACACAATATTGAGATTTTTAATCAAAAAAGAAGATCAATATTGAAAAAGCAAGAAACAAAAAAACAAATTGCCAATGATCTTAAATCTAAGCTTGATCTTGTTAAATTAGAATTTTTTATGAAATCTAATGATTCTGGCAAATTATTTCATAGCATTAACAGTTTAAATATTGCCGATGAGCTTTTTAAACTTGGTTTTGATATAGAGAGAAGAAAAATAGATATACATCATGGAACTTTAAAGGCTTTTGGAACTTACGATGTAACAATTAAGCTTTATGAAGGTATTAATTCTATTGTTAAAGTGGAAATAAAAAAAGAAGAAAAGCAAGAGGGTAAAAAGTCTTTAAATAAAAAGTCGAATAAAGTGGATGAGGAAGCTGGAAGAGAAGAGGTGTAG
- a CDS encoding DNA helicase, protein MALAAFSNSALLFNDGAEKAVISSIFYNSDKLEQIAFHVRADDFYNETHKLIFKAMVSLYEKRENIDPITVFEEVSKHVSKTQLLVKKDLINLPDYLDSLSVYLPTDRTINVYAKIVKEQSVRRSILNVSKELNDYINDSTKTINEVVEESQQKILSIELDYSSKNLYHAKIIAERVHNEIYERSMKKKEANFGIPSGFRKVDSLIGGFRNSDFIIVGARPSIGKTAFALNIASAIALRKEGKKKVGFFSLEMTADALIKRIISSQSCIDSFKVQNSILSGQEIKLLNDIVNEISDSELYIEDTPNISLLTLATQARKLKRFYSIDIIFVDYISLISFETKNLPRHEQVASISKSLKELARELEIPIVALSQLTRDTEGREPNLASLRESGALEQDADIVILLHRDKDFKFESSAEIEPIETKVIVAKHRNGPTGRADILFLPHITKFVNKDHQY, encoded by the coding sequence GTGGCTTTAGCAGCTTTTTCAAATTCTGCACTTCTTTTTAATGATGGTGCAGAAAAAGCCGTAATTTCTAGTATATTTTATAATTCAGATAAATTAGAGCAAATTGCTTTTCATGTAAGAGCTGATGATTTTTATAATGAGACCCACAAGTTGATTTTTAAAGCAATGGTTTCGCTTTATGAAAAAAGGGAAAATATTGATCCTATTACTGTTTTTGAAGAAGTATCTAAGCATGTTTCCAAAACACAACTTTTGGTTAAAAAAGATTTAATTAATTTGCCAGATTATTTAGATTCACTTTCAGTATATTTGCCAACAGATAGAACTATAAATGTTTATGCGAAAATTGTAAAAGAGCAAAGTGTTCGTAGAAGTATTTTAAATGTTTCTAAAGAGCTTAATGACTATATAAATGATTCAACAAAAACTATTAATGAGGTTGTTGAAGAGTCTCAACAAAAGATTCTTTCAATTGAATTAGATTATTCTAGTAAAAACCTTTATCATGCTAAAATTATTGCAGAACGTGTTCATAACGAGATATATGAACGTAGCATGAAGAAAAAGGAAGCAAATTTTGGCATTCCAAGTGGTTTTAGAAAAGTTGACTCTCTTATTGGGGGGTTTAGAAATAGTGATTTTATTATCGTTGGTGCTCGTCCTAGTATTGGTAAAACAGCGTTTGCCTTAAATATTGCATCTGCTATAGCATTGAGGAAAGAAGGAAAGAAAAAAGTAGGATTTTTTTCTCTTGAAATGACAGCGGATGCTTTAATAAAAAGAATAATATCGTCTCAGTCTTGTATTGATAGCTTTAAAGTTCAAAATAGCATTTTATCTGGACAAGAGATAAAATTATTAAACGATATTGTAAATGAAATTAGTGATTCTGAGCTTTATATTGAAGATACACCTAATATTAGTTTGCTAACTTTAGCAACTCAAGCTAGGAAGCTTAAACGATTTTATAGTATAGATATAATATTTGTTGATTATATCAGCCTTATTTCTTTTGAAACAAAAAATCTTCCAAGACATGAACAAGTTGCGTCTATTAGTAAATCTCTTAAAGAGCTTGCTAGAGAACTTGAAATTCCTATTGTTGCACTGTCTCAGCTTACAAGAGATACAGAAGGGCGTGAACCTAATCTTGCTAGTCTAAGGGAATCGGGTGCATTAGAGCAAGATGCTGATATTGTAATTTTACTTCATAGGGATAAAGATTTTAAATTTGAATCTTCTGCTGAGATAGAGCCAATAGAAACTAAGGTGATTGTAGCAAAACATAGAAATGGGCCTACAGGTAGAGCAGATATATTGTTTTTACCCCACATTACTAAGTTTGTTAACAAAGATCATCAATATTAA
- a CDS encoding 30S ribosomal protein S18 — MYKDRDVNQRDSRFENQQDGFKKNSNFRFFKRKSCRFCDSGKHPDYKDFDFLKKFITEQGKILPRRITGTSAKHQRRLALEVKRARYMALLPFVKK, encoded by the coding sequence ATGTATAAAGATAGAGATGTAAATCAAAGAGATTCAAGATTCGAAAATCAGCAAGACGGTTTTAAAAAAAATTCAAATTTCAGATTTTTTAAGAGAAAGTCATGTAGATTTTGTGATTCTGGCAAACATCCTGATTATAAGGATTTTGATTTTCTTAAAAAGTTTATTACAGAGCAAGGTAAAATTTTGCCTAGAAGGATTACTGGAACTTCTGCTAAGCATCAAAGGCGCTTGGCATTAGAAGTTAAACGGGCAAGATATATGGCTTTGCTGCCTTTTGTAAAAAAATAG
- a CDS encoding antitermination protein NusB: MHEVRVLAFQKIYSIDINQNAMDDIFDIFNIEDRVLEIENESIKSFYSSLVNGTFNNLEHIDSLIRDISWNWSLDRMDKVDLAILRMSVYSMKFQNFGNSKRAVIDEAILIAKKYGSKNSYKFINGILDALLKNMENCIEKK; encoded by the coding sequence ATGCATGAAGTTAGAGTTTTGGCTTTTCAAAAGATTTATAGTATTGATATTAATCAAAATGCAATGGATGATATTTTTGATATTTTTAATATTGAAGACAGAGTATTAGAGATAGAAAATGAATCTATTAAATCGTTTTATTCTTCTTTAGTAAATGGTACTTTTAATAATTTAGAACATATTGATAGCTTGATTAGGGATATTTCTTGGAATTGGTCTTTGGATCGCATGGATAAGGTTGATCTTGCAATACTTAGAATGAGTGTTTATTCTATGAAGTTCCAGAATTTTGGAAATTCAAAACGTGCTGTAATTGATGAGGCTATTTTGATTGCCAAGAAATATGGCAGTAAAAACTCTTATAAGTTTATAAATGGCATACTTGATGCTTTATTGAAAAATATGGAGAATTGTATTGAAAAAAAGTAA
- a CDS encoding single-stranded DNA-binding protein, whose amino-acid sequence MADINSLVLSGRLTRDSELFYTESGMAVLRFSLANNRRLKKNDEWIDYPQYFDCVIFSKRAESLNDYLKKGKQVVVSGSLKYESWQDKNTGDKRSKVNIFVDNLQMFSSGSNTLQMQDSDVDSLANNKREDAIKDIDIVDDKFSEDIPF is encoded by the coding sequence ATGGCTGATATTAATTCATTAGTATTATCTGGTAGGCTTACAAGAGATTCTGAGCTTTTTTATACAGAAAGTGGTATGGCTGTTCTTAGGTTTTCTTTAGCTAATAATAGAAGGCTGAAAAAAAATGATGAATGGATTGATTATCCACAATATTTTGATTGTGTTATTTTTTCAAAAAGGGCCGAGAGTCTCAATGATTATTTGAAAAAGGGGAAGCAAGTTGTGGTAAGTGGATCTCTTAAGTACGAAAGTTGGCAAGATAAGAATACAGGTGATAAGAGAAGTAAGGTGAATATATTTGTGGATAACTTGCAAATGTTTAGTTCAGGTTCTAATACTCTTCAAATGCAGGATTCAGATGTTGATAGCTTAGCAAATAACAAAAGAGAAGATGCAATTAAGGATATTGATATTGTTGATGATAAGTTTAGCGAAGATATACCTTTTTAA
- a CDS encoding phosphatidate cytidylyltransferase produces MSKVKKFAFFARLGTFIFFVPLILFLIFLDFKNYLLLNILIFIFSGFAAKEVNDLLKFKSSGLSGILSFFLGLVPPILTYVHFNVFYLGMNVVYYLVIALVFSNWIVNLVFIKEHEIVHFLSQVTSILFILIYPGVLMSFIVSITILPKAPFLMLILFSMVSGNDTFAYLFGYFLGKNSYRPTIISPNKTLMGFFGGILFSVFTAIFAVVFRLINLSYGESIIFGILIGVFTIIGDLFESGLKRSAGVKDSGKIIPGRGGALDSIDSFLFTGPIFYLYLS; encoded by the coding sequence TTGAGCAAGGTTAAGAAATTCGCTTTTTTTGCAAGATTGGGAACATTCATATTTTTTGTCCCTTTGATTTTGTTTTTAATATTTTTAGATTTTAAAAATTATTTACTTCTTAATATTTTGATTTTTATATTTAGTGGTTTTGCGGCAAAAGAAGTTAATGATTTATTAAAATTTAAATCGTCAGGACTATCGGGTATATTATCTTTTTTTTTAGGGCTTGTTCCTCCAATTTTAACATATGTCCATTTTAATGTTTTTTATTTAGGCATGAATGTGGTATATTACTTGGTTATAGCATTAGTGTTTAGCAATTGGATTGTTAATTTGGTATTTATTAAAGAACATGAGATTGTACATTTTTTGTCTCAAGTAACATCAATACTTTTTATACTTATATATCCTGGGGTGCTAATGTCTTTTATAGTTTCTATTACAATTTTGCCCAAGGCTCCATTTTTAATGTTAATACTTTTTTCTATGGTAAGTGGAAACGATACTTTTGCATATCTTTTTGGTTATTTTTTAGGGAAAAATAGCTATCGTCCTACTATTATTAGTCCAAATAAAACATTAATGGGCTTTTTTGGAGGCATTTTGTTTTCTGTGTTTACGGCTATATTTGCGGTAGTTTTTAGATTAATAAATTTAAGCTATGGAGAATCTATTATTTTTGGCATTTTGATTGGGGTTTTTACCATTATTGGTGATTTATTTGAATCTGGATTAAAACGAAGTGCAGGAGTAAAAGATTCTGGGAAAATCATTCCTGGTAGAGGTGGAGCTCTTGATTCTATTGACTCTTTTCTTTTTACAGGTCCTATATTTTATTTATACTTATCTTAG
- a CDS encoding membrane protein, protein MKRFLFLIILGTMGINSFAQNTPVAIINLYKNEIITKTGFDSKVDIFKKTQGRDLTVAEKKQVLQVLIADVLFSQEALQQGIKISDDEVMQTIRAQFGLLNFTDEQIKQMIEKQGTNWGELLSSMKRSLSSQKLVLKQAQPKFSEIKTPSEKEIIEYYEANKTKFVNPDISRVSHVFFSTKDKKRSDILDQAKNILSQIRSKKITFEEAVRKYSNDESSKAKNGDLGFLSRGDQNAQNLLGADFMKEVFNFNKGDISSPIASKEGFHIIKITEKYAQRFLGLNDKVSPTTDLIVKDAIRNNMVNFQQQQIVVQVQQDMYAKLNKSANIQILDSSLK, encoded by the coding sequence ATGAAGAGGTTTTTATTTTTGATAATATTGGGAACTATGGGGATTAACTCTTTTGCTCAGAATACTCCTGTTGCTATTATTAATTTATATAAAAATGAAATTATTACTAAAACCGGTTTTGATTCTAAGGTCGATATATTTAAAAAGACTCAGGGCAGAGATTTGACTGTTGCTGAGAAAAAGCAAGTTTTGCAGGTTTTAATAGCAGATGTTCTTTTCAGCCAAGAGGCTTTGCAACAAGGAATTAAGATTTCAGATGATGAGGTTATGCAAACAATTAGGGCTCAATTTGGACTTTTAAATTTTACTGATGAGCAAATCAAGCAGATGATAGAAAAACAAGGTACAAATTGGGGAGAGCTTTTGTCTTCAATGAAAAGATCTTTGTCTTCTCAAAAGCTTGTTTTAAAGCAAGCTCAGCCCAAGTTTTCTGAAATTAAAACTCCTAGTGAGAAAGAAATTATTGAGTACTATGAAGCTAATAAAACCAAGTTTGTAAATCCCGACATTTCAAGGGTTAGTCATGTATTTTTTTCTACTAAGGATAAAAAAAGATCAGATATTTTAGATCAAGCAAAAAATATTTTAAGCCAAATAAGATCAAAAAAAATTACTTTTGAAGAAGCTGTAAGAAAATATTCAAATGATGAGTCTTCTAAAGCCAAAAATGGCGATCTTGGTTTTTTGTCAAGGGGTGATCAAAATGCTCAAAATCTTCTTGGAGCTGATTTTATGAAAGAGGTTTTTAATTTTAATAAGGGTGATATATCTTCACCTATTGCTTCAAAGGAAGGATTTCATATTATTAAAATTACAGAAAAATATGCTCAGAGATTTTTAGGTTTGAATGATAAAGTGTCGCCTACTACAGATTTAATTGTAAAAGATGCAATAAGGAATAATATGGTTAATTTTCAGCAACAGCAAATTGTTGTTCAAGTGCAGCAGGATATGTATGCTAAACTTAATAAGTCCGCAAATATACAAATTTTGGATTCTAGTCTAAAATAA
- a CDS encoding zinc metalloprotease gives MYILFSVLALSFIIFIHELGHFLFAKLFKVKVEVFSVGIGPSILKFKINNTEYRLSPILLGGYCKLKGFDHLEKELKADKELEADKDSLFGISHFKKILIYFAGPLFNLIFSFIVFIFISMIGVIYFDHSAKINVLNENSFLKDKFRDGDVILRVNNKKIEYFSDLRKVIFEEKSTITFDVLRENENITFKEDVSLQDFLKEIGPWVDLVVADVVLNSPAKVAGMKSGDKIISIDNIFLKNKRDLDYLIENLNSDVVEIKFSRNGEVFSSKLVFQDKNKMIGVYFLPPLKRIVKVENISSAVKNSFFKIVNTLQDILYSIFLLITNFLNTSKSVSGPVGIVGLLSSSYSLGLLYWINSISVLSLILAGMNLFFIVIPVFDGGQIFISLVELLRGKRFKAKTIYSFYSFGIFLALFLFGLGLFNDLKGLLHIFN, from the coding sequence ATGTATATTCTTTTTAGTGTACTGGCTCTTAGTTTTATAATATTTATTCATGAGCTAGGACATTTTTTGTTTGCTAAGCTTTTTAAAGTTAAGGTTGAAGTTTTTTCTGTGGGCATAGGTCCTAGCATATTAAAGTTTAAAATCAATAATACTGAGTATAGACTTTCTCCGATCCTTTTAGGAGGCTATTGCAAGCTTAAGGGATTTGATCACTTAGAAAAAGAGCTTAAGGCAGATAAAGAATTAGAAGCAGATAAAGATTCTTTATTTGGAATTTCACATTTTAAAAAGATTTTAATATATTTTGCAGGGCCCTTATTTAATTTGATTTTTTCATTTATTGTTTTCATTTTTATAAGTATGATTGGTGTTATATATTTTGATCATTCTGCAAAGATTAATGTTTTAAATGAAAATTCTTTTTTAAAAGATAAATTTAGAGATGGTGATGTTATATTAAGGGTTAATAATAAAAAAATTGAATATTTTTCTGATTTGAGAAAAGTTATTTTTGAGGAGAAATCCACAATTACATTTGATGTTTTAAGGGAAAATGAAAATATTACTTTTAAAGAGGATGTTAGTTTACAAGATTTTTTAAAAGAAATTGGTCCTTGGGTTGATCTTGTTGTAGCGGATGTAGTTTTAAATTCACCTGCTAAGGTTGCAGGAATGAAATCGGGTGACAAAATAATTAGTATTGATAATATTTTTTTGAAAAATAAAAGAGATTTAGATTATTTGATTGAGAATTTAAATTCTGATGTTGTGGAGATTAAATTTTCTAGAAATGGAGAAGTTTTTTCTTCAAAATTAGTATTTCAGGATAAAAATAAAATGATTGGTGTATATTTTTTGCCACCTTTAAAAAGGATAGTTAAAGTAGAAAATATTTCAAGTGCTGTTAAAAATTCTTTTTTTAAGATTGTTAATACTTTGCAAGATATTTTATATTCTATTTTTTTATTGATAACAAATTTTTTAAATACTTCTAAGAGTGTGTCAGGTCCTGTTGGGATTGTAGGTCTTCTCTCCTCATCATATTCTTTGGGGTTATTGTATTGGATTAATAGTATTTCTGTCTTAAGCTTAATTCTTGCTGGTATGAATTTGTTTTTCATTGTAATACCTGTTTTTGACGGAGGACAAATTTTTATTAGCCTTGTTGAACTTTTACGTGGAAAAAGATTTAAGGCCAAAACCATTTATTCTTTTTATAGTTTTGGTATTTTTTTAGCGTTGTTTCTTTTTGGCTTAGGCCTTTTTAACGATTTGAAAGGTCTTTTACATATATTTAATTAA
- a CDS encoding acetyl-CoA acetyltransferase: MKKKVVIVDGLRTPITKFGGSFKGLDIIDESSKVVKALLGRNKLCKVDEVIIGNVISAGLGQNIARQIALKSSLGDAVPAFSVNKVCGSGLKALEIAFNSIVLGDNDIVLAGGVEDLTNSPYLLPRKIRFDGLRFGDLRLEDSIQKDALVDSLNFISMGLTAENLSEKYGITRDMQDEFAYNSHVKALKARELGYFEDEIYPLTIFDKKTNSSRVVSIDEEVRDNLTLNKLASLNPVFKESGTVTAGNSSSLNDGACFLILASEEKVKSLGIKPLAYIGGFKSIGLDPLYMGFGAYIAIEGIINKLSLNPSEIDLIEVNEAFAVQALSIEKALFKRYNITSDIINVNGGSIALGHPFAVSGSRILLTLSRSMKMQNKTKGIVSACVGGGQGISSFLYR; encoded by the coding sequence ATGAAAAAAAAGGTAGTTATTGTTGATGGGCTTAGAACGCCTATCACCAAGTTTGGGGGTTCTTTTAAGGGCCTAGATATTATTGATGAATCTTCAAAAGTTGTTAAAGCTTTACTTGGGAGAAATAAGTTGTGCAAAGTAGATGAGGTCATCATTGGGAATGTAATATCTGCAGGACTTGGTCAAAATATTGCCAGACAAATTGCTTTAAAGTCTAGTTTGGGTGATGCTGTGCCCGCATTTAGTGTTAATAAAGTTTGTGGTTCTGGTCTTAAAGCTTTGGAGATTGCATTTAATTCTATTGTTCTTGGAGACAATGATATTGTTTTAGCTGGAGGAGTGGAAGATTTAACCAATTCCCCTTATTTATTGCCAAGAAAGATTAGGTTTGATGGTCTTAGATTTGGTGATCTTAGGCTTGAGGATTCAATCCAAAAAGATGCTTTAGTAGATTCTTTAAATTTTATTTCTATGGGACTTACAGCAGAAAATCTTTCAGAAAAATATGGAATAACAAGGGATATGCAAGATGAATTTGCATATAATTCTCATGTAAAGGCATTAAAAGCAAGAGAGCTTGGGTATTTTGAAGATGAAATTTATCCTTTAACTATTTTTGATAAAAAGACCAATTCTAGTAGGGTTGTTTCGATTGATGAGGAAGTAAGAGATAATTTAACTTTGAATAAGCTGGCATCCCTTAATCCTGTTTTCAAAGAATCAGGGACAGTAACTGCTGGAAATTCTTCTAGTTTAAATGATGGGGCCTGTTTTTTAATTTTAGCAAGTGAAGAAAAAGTAAAAAGCTTAGGAATAAAACCATTGGCTTATATTGGGGGATTTAAAAGCATAGGACTTGATCCGCTTTATATGGGTTTTGGAGCTTATATAGCTATTGAAGGTATTATTAATAAATTGAGCTTAAACCCCAGTGAAATAGACTTGATTGAGGTGAATGAAGCATTTGCGGTTCAAGCATTAAGCATTGAAAAGGCTTTATTTAAAAGATATAATATAACTAGTGATATTATTAATGTAAATGGTGGATCTATTGCTTTGGGACATCCATTTGCAGTTAGTGGTTCAAGAATTTTATTAACGCTTTCTCGTTCTATGAAAATGCAAAATAAGACGAAGGGGATAGTATCTGCTTGTGTCGGCGGTGGACAAGGAATTTCTAGTTTTTTGTATAGATGA